The genomic stretch AAAATTTCATTAGAGCCGGGACTTGCGCATTATCCATAAGCATTCCGGGTTTTAGTAACAACTCTATTCCTACCCATGTGTTTTGCTTCGTAAAGAGCTTTGTCTGCATTTTGTATAACATCGGCAAGATTTTTATTTTCTTCGCGTTCAACAACTCCAATAGATACTGTAAATGAAATGCTGCTATCAGGACCATCAATTTTTAATTGAGAAAGGGCTCTTCTGACTCTTTCGGCAGCCAGCCTTGCCTCTTCTAAATCTGTCTCAGGTAAAACAGCAGCAAACTCTTCACCTCCAATCCTTCCGAAAAGATCTGTCAGGCGGAGTATTTCTCGACATTTAGTAGAAAGAGATCTCAAGACATCATCCCCTACCGCATGTCCATATGTATCGTTTACAGCTTTAAAGTGATCAATATCAAGCATGATAAGCGATAGAGGTCTTTCATAACGTTTAGCATGCTCCATTTCCTCTTCGCCCCTTTCAAGGAAACGGTGAAGATTGTTAGCCCCTGTAAGCGCGTCTGTTGTGGCCAAATAGCTTAATTGGTCTTCCAGTTGTTTTCTTTGGGTAATGTCATCAATAATTATAAGTATTCCAGTGAATTTGTCTGACACATCCAGCATACGGGCAAAAAATACATCAAAATATTTATGTGCACCAAATAAGTCTGTATTTGTCTCTATCCTTTGAGTAGAAGAATTTCCCTGCAAAAAAGATGTTGCTTCTTTTTCTATCCAAGGCAGGTAATTCCTCAATGGTTTGTGAAGTACTCCGACTTTTTTGTCTAAAGTGCTATGTCCCTTTGAGTAGTACATTTCCCCGGATGTTTTACTCAATCCAAGTAACTGGGCCGCAGCAAGGTTTAAATTGTCAAGTAAACCTTTTCTGTCGATCAGAAATGCCGGTCTCGGGGTGCTTTCAAATAGAGTCAGATACTTGTTCTTTTCATTGGAAAGATGACGATTTGTCTCCTCAATTTTAGCAATATGCTCGGAGTCTTTTGTCGTTATCCATTCAGCACTCAAGGATATTTCAAAGCGGTCGAAACTTTTTAAAATAAAACGAATCCAAGGTTCCTTTAACTTTTCAGGACTTTTTTCGATAATCAAATCAATATATGTATCCCGGTAATATTTGAAAAGACCAAGGAACATAGAAATGTTGATACCTCGTGCCCGGTGTCTTCTGGCTTCAAGTCTTCCGAATTCAGTAACAGGATCATTTGTATAGTTTTCATCAGCATGAAGTTGAGGCTCTTGTATGCCATGCATATGAAGGTTCATACACAGAGCATCTGTCAGCCCCGATATGGATAAGCGCCATGCATCTAATAGTGTAGACGTATATTTAGTATAGTTATGACGCTTAGAATATGAAAGAATTTGTTCCATGAGCCATGTTTCATTATCTTTCAATAATTTTGAAAGTTGTTCCATCACCCCTCCCCGTTGCAGATAGAGACTTGACCCCAGTCTCTGACAAATATTTTTAATTTTATATATTTTTATGAATCAAGATTAACATATGGTATATTTTTTTTATAACCCTACGCGTCGTGATTACTCACAATGTAAATTTGTTGCAATAAGTTGTTTTGTATCTTTTGGGTACAGAATTAGATAAATTGGGCTAATTCAACATCAATAGAGCGAAGTTCATTCTCCTTTGTGTCAGGCGCTTTTTTTTAGCAAGGTCTTAGTTCATATAAAACTTTGCTAAAATGTGTTCGGTGGAAGATATCCATAAAATTAATATCCTGATTTCTGAAACGTCCCGCAGGGTTACTACTCTTCCAGATACAAGGCTATCTCACTTAAGCGTTGAGAGATATTCTTTCGTTTTTCATTAGATAGCATATTGATATCTATGGATAGATCAAATCCATGTTCATTGTAGCGGATCATGTTGCCAAAAGCGGAGCAGGAGTTTTCTTCTCCGCAGATTGAAGTGATGGCATAGGGCTGGATGCTTCTACGAATTCCCTTAACTTCTACAGGCTTTCGCTCTTCTACATTAACGATGTCCCTGACTAGATTGTATGTTTCTGAAGATATAAGTATTCCGCCCGGATCAGCCTGACCTTCGAGACGGGCTGCCAGATTAACTTCACCACCGATGATAGTATAATCCATTCGTGATTCAGAACCGAAGTTGCCAACATTGCAATATCCTGTGTTGATGCCCACTCTCATTTTGAATGGCTTATCGTATCCCGTTTCCTGCCATTCTTTTTCTAGTGCAACCATTCTTTTCTGCATTGCTACAGCCATACGTATACAAAGTTTTGCATCTTCTTTCACTCCCTTGGATTCAGGATCTCCAAAGAACATAAGCATAGCGTCACCAATAAATTTATCTATGGTGGCACCGTATTCAAAAGCGATAGCAGACATCTCTGTGAAGTAATGGTTAAGCAGGGCTGTAAGGTCTTCCGGCTGCATATCATCCGTCGTCTGGGTGAAGTTCTTGATGTCTGAGAAAAAGACAGTAAGTTTTTTGCGCTCTGTGGATAAAACTACATCTCTATTACCCGAGAAGATTGAGTCATATACTTGCGGCGACAAATATTTAGCCAGTTTTGTAGACAATCCTTCAAGCATTGTATTTTTTTCATCCAGACATTTTAAAGTCTCTGCCAGTTCTGACTGAGCCTTCCTTCTTTCAGTAATTTCACTGCCGAGTTTTCTATTCCAAAGCACGACAAGCCCTATAATCAAAAGACCGCCGCCGGTAATAGGTAATGCCCATGTCATTACCGTATACATATCCAGACCATGCTCGTATTTTAAGGCCAGCCATTTACCTTTGAATTCATCAGCCTGTTCATCTGACACAACACTCAATACTTTATTCAAAATTTCCAGTAGTTCGGGGGAGTCTTTGCGGACAGCCATAGCCAGAGGCATTATATAATCCGTTGCAGCAGCAACTTTTAAATTGGTTATTCCTTTTTGTTCAATAATATAACTTGTTGTAGCTAAATCATTTATAAGCCAATCCACCTTGCCGAGCGTAAGGGCTGCGACTGCATCAGGAACAGTCGGAAATAGAAGCAACTCCAGCTCAGGATGGTCCGAAGCTAAATATTCATGGGCAGCATAACCTTCGACAACAGCAATTCTGCCGCTGGTAATATCGCTTAATTGACTTATTAAGTGAGCGTCTTTTGGGGAGAAAATGACTATAGGAAATTCAATATATGGCTCGGTAAAAAGAAGATATTTTTCTCTTGAAGGAGTTTTTGTTATTGATGGCAGGATATCAAGACGACCTTCCATGGCATATTGGAGAACCTCATTCCAGCTCAGACCGGCAACCGGGGTCATCTCCACTTTCAGCTTGTCCTGAATAAAGTTAATATACTCCGAAGCAATCCCTTGCATTTTACCTTTCTTATCAATGAATTCAAAAGGGGCGCTTTGCGGATCTATTCCAAGTTTGATTTGCGGATGCGATTTCAGCCATGACCATTGTTCTTTTGTGAGTGAAAAAATTTTCTTCTGAAAACCTGAAGCATCAAGGTATGTAGAAAGAATAGCATTTTTTTCTTTCTTTGTTATAGCATCAAGACCTTTTTGAAGTATGTTTTTTAGTATTGGATTATCCTTATCAACGGCAAACCTAAGCTGACCGGGAAGGTCTGTACGCCAGAGGCTGACAAGCTTCAAATTTGGGAGTGTGTATTTTTTTATAAGATAGGACGCAACTACCTGATTGCCTATATATGCATCCGCTTTTCCTGTTGCCACAGCTTCCAAAGCATCTTGTGTGGTCTTAACTGGCAGCATTTTGATCTCGGGGTGGTCAGTTGGGAGATTTCGTGCAATAGCGTAACCTTTTTCTAAAGCTACCGTCTTTCCTTTCAGATCTTCAGGAGAGAAAATATCGTTATTTTCTGAGGTGGTGAATATGGCGGAGTAATATTCTATATATGGTTTAGTAAAAATAAAATCTTTGCGGCGCTTTGGAGTATCATTCAATCCCGGAGCAGCATCCAATTTGCCTGCTTTAAGGTTCTTCATATGAGCATCCCAGTTTGTATCGAAAACAGGATTTATCTCAATGCCGACCTTACCCGCAGCCATGCGAATGAAATCTGCTGCAATACCTGCATAGGAACCATCATCCTGTTTCATTTCAAATGGAGGCCAGTTTGGAGTTGAAGTCAGAGATATTGAAGCGTGTTTCTGAATGTATTTCTTTTCTTCATCAGTCAGTACAACTTCTGCCCCGGTTACATCTTTTTGGTAAAATCGGTCTTCGGGATTTTTTATCCAGTGTCTGTCAATTGATGAAAGCTTTTCGCGACTGATATTTCGAAAACCTTTATTGATAATATTAAGTAACTTAACTTTTCCTTTCAGTACTCCGGCGTGTACTGTGTTAGCTGTCGTTGAGCCTTTAATACGTGTGACTAATCCTTCGCATCCTAATCTTGTTAAGATCCTTGAAACAATGGTTATTTCGTCGAAAATAACATCGACTTTCCCGGCAATAAGCTCAGTGATTAAAGCTTCATGTCCGTCATATTCATTAATCGAAATATCATTAAATTTATTGCGCAGATAGGCAGCCTGATAGGTTCCGGAGACGACCCCTATCTTTTTGTGAGCCAATTTATCCATTAAATATGGGGGAGAATTAGTTCTTTGATATAATGCACTTTTGATTGAGTATAAGGTGTCTGAAAAATCCATCCAGGAAGAGCGCTCATCATTTTTAAATAAACCAGAGTGGACATCGGCCTTACCAGACTTGACCATATTTAACGTTTCACTCCAAGTACCTGCTACGAAATCAACATCTGTGCCGGTCTGAGCGCCCCACAGTTTCCACATTTCAACTAGAATTCCAGCTGGATCACCTGCAGGTGTAAGTAGAGATATCGGGGCATAGTTGCTGTCAATGGCAACAACTATTCTGTCTTTTGCCTGCACATCCTGAAAGCTAAGAAAAAGCGTTAGGAAACAAACAGGTATTATTACTCTATACTGATAAACGGTAAACATAGCTGCCTCGCATACTTATAAATATAAATTTAATCTTTTTTTTGAATATTTTGAAAGATATTAAGTGAAAGGTATATTATTTATCAATATTGGACTACGCTAAATTACATAACCTATTAGAGGAAAGATTAGTTTTGTATAAGCAAGGCTCGCAACCATAAAATCTACTAAACAAAATATTTGAACGTGTGGATCGACTATATAGAGGCGTCTGAGCTTTGTTGACAGTATTATTTACCGCATTCAGCATGACAATAAAAAATGGTTAACCCAATTTACGGGGTAACCATTTTTGTATTTACAGGGTAGCTTGTTTTTAACTGTTT from Maridesulfovibrio zosterae DSM 11974 encodes the following:
- a CDS encoding sensor domain-containing diguanylate cyclase: MEQLSKLLKDNETWLMEQILSYSKRHNYTKYTSTLLDAWRLSISGLTDALCMNLHMHGIQEPQLHADENYTNDPVTEFGRLEARRHRARGINISMFLGLFKYYRDTYIDLIIEKSPEKLKEPWIRFILKSFDRFEISLSAEWITTKDSEHIAKIEETNRHLSNEKNKYLTLFESTPRPAFLIDRKGLLDNLNLAAAQLLGLSKTSGEMYYSKGHSTLDKKVGVLHKPLRNYLPWIEKEATSFLQGNSSTQRIETNTDLFGAHKYFDVFFARMLDVSDKFTGILIIIDDITQRKQLEDQLSYLATTDALTGANNLHRFLERGEEEMEHAKRYERPLSLIMLDIDHFKAVNDTYGHAVGDDVLRSLSTKCREILRLTDLFGRIGGEEFAAVLPETDLEEARLAAERVRRALSQLKIDGPDSSISFTVSIGVVEREENKNLADVIQNADKALYEAKHMGRNRVVTKTRNAYG
- a CDS encoding transporter substrate-binding domain-containing protein; its protein translation is MFTVYQYRVIIPVCFLTLFLSFQDVQAKDRIVVAIDSNYAPISLLTPAGDPAGILVEMWKLWGAQTGTDVDFVAGTWSETLNMVKSGKADVHSGLFKNDERSSWMDFSDTLYSIKSALYQRTNSPPYLMDKLAHKKIGVVSGTYQAAYLRNKFNDISINEYDGHEALITELIAGKVDVIFDEITIVSRILTRLGCEGLVTRIKGSTTANTVHAGVLKGKVKLLNIINKGFRNISREKLSSIDRHWIKNPEDRFYQKDVTGAEVVLTDEEKKYIQKHASISLTSTPNWPPFEMKQDDGSYAGIAADFIRMAAGKVGIEINPVFDTNWDAHMKNLKAGKLDAAPGLNDTPKRRKDFIFTKPYIEYYSAIFTTSENNDIFSPEDLKGKTVALEKGYAIARNLPTDHPEIKMLPVKTTQDALEAVATGKADAYIGNQVVASYLIKKYTLPNLKLVSLWRTDLPGQLRFAVDKDNPILKNILQKGLDAITKKEKNAILSTYLDASGFQKKIFSLTKEQWSWLKSHPQIKLGIDPQSAPFEFIDKKGKMQGIASEYINFIQDKLKVEMTPVAGLSWNEVLQYAMEGRLDILPSITKTPSREKYLLFTEPYIEFPIVIFSPKDAHLISQLSDITSGRIAVVEGYAAHEYLASDHPELELLLFPTVPDAVAALTLGKVDWLINDLATTSYIIEQKGITNLKVAAATDYIMPLAMAVRKDSPELLEILNKVLSVVSDEQADEFKGKWLALKYEHGLDMYTVMTWALPITGGGLLIIGLVVLWNRKLGSEITERRKAQSELAETLKCLDEKNTMLEGLSTKLAKYLSPQVYDSIFSGNRDVVLSTERKKLTVFFSDIKNFTQTTDDMQPEDLTALLNHYFTEMSAIAFEYGATIDKFIGDAMLMFFGDPESKGVKEDAKLCIRMAVAMQKRMVALEKEWQETGYDKPFKMRVGINTGYCNVGNFGSESRMDYTIIGGEVNLAARLEGQADPGGILISSETYNLVRDIVNVEERKPVEVKGIRRSIQPYAITSICGEENSCSAFGNMIRYNEHGFDLSIDINMLSNEKRKNISQRLSEIALYLEE